In a single window of the Methanofollis ethanolicus genome:
- the mtrE gene encoding tetrahydromethanopterin S-methyltransferase subunit E, whose product MESVLLGIGVTALAGALATVAGAAEDTESNIGSQGDPNSQVQLAPQMGYIHRIYNKAVSGEPPAYGLWVTISAGVAWAFMITGMNPVLAIVIASALAVFVQGVYATTAYLGRTASLSKFEQPVYIDVIKSVTTVTMAHAFVAIFTTVAMCYLLVAALGHPFPLPLLGIVWGIALGAAGSATGNPFYGKERQYQTQNFGAGVPISASGNIVRYAEAGQRSSLDNGWFTAKLGGPASGVCFGLIVFLELWRTVLFESVAGGWGAIIAGVVIILIFMIIDRYIEVWARKNYGPYVKAEEASA is encoded by the coding sequence ATGGAAAGCGTATTATTAGGCATAGGAGTCACAGCATTGGCAGGTGCTCTCGCCACCGTTGCCGGCGCTGCTGAGGATACTGAGTCCAACATCGGATCACAGGGTGACCCGAACTCTCAGGTCCAGCTGGCTCCACAGATGGGCTACATTCACCGGATCTACAACAAAGCAGTATCCGGCGAACCGCCCGCATATGGTCTGTGGGTCACTATCAGCGCAGGCGTGGCCTGGGCATTCATGATCACCGGGATGAACCCGGTGCTCGCGATTGTCATCGCATCCGCACTTGCGGTATTTGTGCAGGGTGTGTATGCAACAACCGCTTATCTTGGCAGGACTGCGAGTCTTTCCAAGTTTGAACAGCCGGTGTACATCGATGTCATCAAGTCGGTGACCACCGTCACAATGGCTCACGCCTTTGTTGCAATATTTACGACCGTAGCGATGTGTTACCTCCTCGTCGCAGCTCTCGGTCACCCGTTCCCGCTGCCTCTTCTCGGCATCGTCTGGGGTATCGCCCTCGGTGCCGCCGGGTCCGCAACCGGCAACCCGTTCTATGGCAAGGAACGCCAGTACCAGACCCAGAACTTCGGCGCCGGTGTGCCGATCTCCGCGTCCGGCAACATTGTCAGGTACGCCGAGGCCGGTCAGCGCAGCTCCCTTGACAACGGCTGGTTCACCGCCAAACTCGGCGGCCCGGCATCGGGTGTCTGCTTCGGTCTGATCGTGTTCCTCGAACTCTGGAGAACCGTTCTCTTCGAGAGCGTCGCCGGAGGATGGGGTGCGATCATCGCCGGTGTCGTCATTATCCTGATCTTCATGATCATCGACCGTTACATCGAAGTCTGGGCCAGGAAGAACTACGGCCCGTACGTCAAGGCTGAGGAGGCATCTGCATGA
- the mtrD gene encoding tetrahydromethanopterin S-methyltransferase subunit D, whose translation MTAIAAKPSASEGINPVASVIGIVIIIAAVAIAAVFANFALAALIGVIIGGLLIGFGVHFVPVGGAPAAMGQSPGIATGVAMLAAGAGLAGLFGGAWAAANPAFGIAIVIAAGAIGGGLLMAVTCLMVNIVYIFGMGIPAASGKVAKDPITGDSQAEYKSQGTEGHGLPFISYVGGVIGGMLGGAGGTLIYYELLQVYAAKLPELFSATAADVLPVAVSLAGIFAVGMFLMNAVLAAYNITGTIEGPHDPKFKRFPRAVIGCAVASAVAGLFAVLIVVV comes from the coding sequence ATGACCGCAATTGCAGCCAAGCCCAGTGCCTCCGAGGGCATCAACCCGGTCGCATCTGTTATCGGCATCGTGATCATCATCGCGGCGGTTGCCATCGCGGCAGTCTTTGCGAACTTCGCCCTCGCCGCTCTTATCGGCGTGATCATCGGCGGCCTTCTCATCGGCTTCGGTGTTCACTTCGTGCCGGTCGGCGGCGCACCTGCAGCCATGGGCCAGTCTCCGGGCATTGCAACCGGTGTCGCCATGCTCGCAGCCGGTGCCGGCCTTGCCGGTCTCTTCGGCGGCGCATGGGCCGCGGCGAACCCCGCGTTCGGCATCGCCATTGTCATTGCTGCCGGCGCTATCGGCGGCGGTCTCCTGATGGCAGTCACCTGTTTGATGGTCAACATCGTCTACATCTTCGGCATGGGTATCCCGGCCGCATCAGGCAAGGTCGCAAAGGACCCGATCACCGGCGACTCCCAGGCCGAGTACAAGTCCCAGGGCACTGAAGGCCACGGCCTGCCATTCATCTCCTATGTTGGCGGCGTGATCGGCGGTATGCTCGGCGGTGCCGGCGGTACGCTCATCTACTACGAGCTCCTCCAGGTCTACGCCGCAAAGCTCCCCGAGCTCTTCAGCGCGACCGCTGCGGACGTACTCCCTGTCGCCGTCTCTCTTGCGGGCATCTTCGCCGTCGGCATGTTCCTCATGAACGCCGTGCTTGCTGCGTACAACATCACGGGCACGATCGAAGGCCCCCACGACCCGAAGTTCAAGCGCTTCCCCCGTGCCGTCATCGGGTGCGCAGTCGCTTCGGCAGTTGCCGGTCTGTTTGCAGTCCTGATTGTGGTGGTGTAA
- the mtrC gene encoding tetrahydromethanopterin S-methyltransferase subunit MtrC, producing the protein MTVQVTASKGGIPHNTIMAYGLVGSIVCLYLTYLNQYLSVEYAALFGGLAAVFALIWGTDTIKHLCSYGIGTGVPSAGMIAFGSGVIAMLLATADVFNSMFLSPIMAVVFGAIIGGVAGWLANNVMRMNIPVMVRSLTEMAIIGAIVLMGFTAVMAGGFGFEALSAREIAILGPLAMKNFEFTVLGGCLVAVSFMLGSIALQHPFNACLGPGEKQDRTLMLAAECGFLSMIPVAVISFAFVGIGAAVLSLIVAVAGWYYTYARFLELSKRDAFAWLDAKPILEPKGED; encoded by the coding sequence ATGACAGTACAAGTTACCGCGTCAAAGGGTGGCATTCCCCACAACACGATCATGGCATATGGTCTTGTGGGATCGATTGTCTGCCTGTACCTGACCTACCTGAACCAGTACCTCTCTGTCGAGTACGCCGCTCTCTTCGGCGGCCTTGCGGCAGTCTTCGCCCTGATATGGGGCACTGACACCATCAAGCACCTCTGCAGTTACGGTATCGGAACCGGCGTGCCTTCTGCCGGTATGATCGCATTCGGCTCCGGCGTCATCGCCATGCTCCTTGCGACCGCAGACGTGTTCAACAGCATGTTCCTCTCCCCCATCATGGCCGTCGTCTTCGGCGCCATCATCGGCGGAGTGGCCGGCTGGCTTGCAAACAACGTCATGAGGATGAACATCCCGGTCATGGTCCGCTCGCTCACCGAGATGGCCATCATCGGTGCAATCGTCCTCATGGGCTTCACGGCCGTCATGGCCGGAGGATTCGGGTTCGAAGCCCTCTCTGCACGCGAGATCGCCATTCTCGGGCCTCTTGCCATGAAGAACTTCGAATTCACGGTCCTTGGCGGCTGTCTCGTGGCAGTCTCCTTCATGCTCGGCTCCATCGCGCTGCAGCACCCATTCAACGCCTGCCTCGGCCCCGGCGAGAAGCAGGACCGGACCCTCATGCTCGCCGCAGAGTGCGGCTTCCTCTCCATGATCCCGGTCGCCGTGATCTCCTTTGCCTTCGTTGGCATCGGTGCGGCAGTTCTCTCCCTCATCGTGGCAGTCGCCGGCTGGTACTACACCTACGCCCGCTTCCTCGAACTCTCGAAGCGCGACGCGTTCGCATGGCTCGACGCAAAGCCGATTCTGGAACCAAAGGGTGAGGACTAA
- a CDS encoding formylmethanofuran dehydrogenase subunit A has translation MAEYLIKNGFVFDPVLGINGDKADIAVKDGKIVESTALSNPQVIDAAGKTVMAAGVDIHAHVAGPKVNVGRNFRPEDKLFNCEAGKGVRRMAGGFSVPTVFRTGYLYARMGYGTVMEAAMPPLYARHTHEEMRDTPILDQGAYPVFGNNWFVLEYLKNNEMENVEAYISWLLRTTRGYAIKIVNPGGTEAWGWGLNCNSIHDPVPYFDITPAQIMKGLMDANEALRLPHSIHIHTNNLGNPGNFETTLETFKLFEGAKPNNDFGRKQVMHHTHVQFHSYGGDSWANVESKADEIMNYVNSHDNMTMDLGCVTLDETTTMTADGPFEHHLTELNHLKWANTDVELETAAGVVPYVYSPNIKVCGIQWAIGLELALMAKDPMRVFITTDHPNAGPFFRYPRVMKWLMSQKAREAQMDSLKWAEKVRGATFLSGLDRELTLYEIAAMTRAGTAQALGLADMYGSLKPGLQGDVAVYDYNPETAEDPELIEKAFSNAAYLLKGGEVVVKDGEIVSNGNKKTLWVDAKVNDNPQVRRDITEKFLRYYTVTEANYEVNEKVFMKNPYRIEVDATQ, from the coding sequence ATGGCAGAATACCTCATCAAAAACGGATTTGTTTTTGACCCGGTGCTCGGGATCAACGGAGACAAGGCCGATATTGCCGTGAAAGACGGCAAGATCGTCGAGTCCACCGCCCTCTCGAACCCGCAGGTCATCGACGCCGCAGGCAAGACCGTGATGGCTGCCGGCGTGGACATCCACGCTCACGTCGCCGGCCCGAAGGTCAATGTCGGCCGGAACTTCCGGCCCGAGGACAAGCTCTTCAACTGTGAGGCAGGAAAGGGCGTCAGGAGGATGGCCGGTGGCTTCTCAGTCCCGACCGTCTTCAGGACCGGCTACCTGTACGCCCGGATGGGCTATGGCACCGTCATGGAAGCGGCCATGCCGCCCCTGTACGCCCGCCACACCCACGAAGAGATGCGGGACACCCCGATCCTCGATCAGGGCGCTTACCCGGTCTTCGGGAACAACTGGTTCGTCCTCGAGTACCTGAAGAACAACGAGATGGAGAATGTCGAAGCGTACATCTCCTGGCTCCTGCGGACCACCCGTGGCTATGCGATCAAGATCGTCAACCCGGGCGGCACCGAGGCCTGGGGCTGGGGTCTGAACTGCAACTCCATCCACGACCCGGTCCCGTACTTCGACATCACCCCGGCCCAGATCATGAAGGGCCTGATGGACGCGAACGAGGCCCTGAGGCTCCCGCACTCCATCCACATTCACACGAACAACCTGGGCAATCCAGGCAACTTCGAGACGACCCTTGAGACCTTCAAGCTCTTCGAGGGCGCAAAGCCGAACAACGACTTCGGGCGCAAGCAGGTCATGCACCACACCCACGTCCAGTTCCACTCCTATGGCGGCGACAGCTGGGCCAACGTGGAGTCGAAGGCCGACGAGATCATGAACTATGTCAACAGCCATGACAACATGACCATGGACCTTGGCTGCGTGACTCTCGACGAGACCACGACGATGACCGCCGACGGGCCGTTCGAGCACCACCTCACCGAACTCAACCACCTCAAGTGGGCGAACACCGATGTGGAACTCGAAACCGCCGCAGGCGTCGTCCCGTATGTCTACTCCCCGAACATCAAGGTCTGCGGCATCCAGTGGGCTATCGGCCTTGAACTCGCACTCATGGCCAAGGACCCGATGCGTGTGTTCATCACCACCGACCACCCGAACGCAGGTCCGTTCTTCCGGTACCCGCGGGTCATGAAGTGGCTCATGAGCCAGAAGGCCCGTGAAGCCCAGATGGACTCGCTCAAGTGGGCAGAGAAGGTCAGGGGCGCTACCTTCCTCTCCGGCCTCGACCGTGAGCTCACCCTCTACGAGATCGCGGCGATGACCCGGGCAGGCACGGCACAGGCCCTCGGCCTAGCCGATATGTACGGCAGCCTCAAGCCCGGCCTCCAGGGAGACGTTGCAGTCTACGACTACAACCCCGAGACTGCAGAGGACCCCGAACTCATCGAGAAGGCCTTCAGCAATGCTGCCTACCTCCTCAAGGGCGGCGAGGTTGTTGTCAAGGACGGCGAGATCGTCAGCAACGGCAACAAGAAGACGCTGTGGGTCGATGCCAAGGTCAACGACAACCCGCAGGTCCGCCGCGACATCACCGAGAAGTTCCTCAGGTACTACACTGTCACCGAGGCCAACTATGAGGTGAACGAGAAGGTGTTCATGAAGAACCCGTATCGCATCGAGGTGGATGCGACCCAGTGA
- the mcrD gene encoding methyl-coenzyme M reductase operon protein D has translation MTEATYPQCRIVPARFLNPETVELLLNRLLDVGGIRKLVLNGQRIPTTVPYGPARGQPNPHPMRRVIRVGDQDVELQVQVGTILLELEDRSPIDGIRKACDEVFTKFPYSLSEGKFMKTQATVSDYAKYGPDADKRILGTTDPKSRSGPLIIQGTK, from the coding sequence ATGACAGAAGCCACATATCCCCAGTGCAGGATTGTGCCCGCACGTTTCCTCAACCCTGAGACCGTCGAGCTCCTTCTCAACAGGCTCCTCGACGTTGGCGGGATACGGAAGCTGGTCCTCAACGGCCAGCGTATCCCCACCACCGTCCCGTACGGCCCTGCTCGCGGTCAGCCGAACCCTCACCCGATGCGGAGGGTGATCCGGGTCGGCGACCAGGACGTGGAACTTCAGGTGCAGGTGGGGACGATCCTCCTCGAACTAGAAGATCGGTCCCCCATCGACGGGATCAGGAAAGCATGCGACGAAGTCTTCACGAAATTTCCGTATTCCCTTTCGGAAGGGAAGTTCATGAAGACCCAGGCGACCGTTTCAGACTACGCAAAATACGGGCCCGACGCCGACAAACGGATCCTCGGAACCACCGATCCGAAGAGTCGCAGCGGGCCGCTCATCATCCAGGGAACAAAGTGA
- the mcrC gene encoding methyl-coenzyme M reductase I operon protein C yields MPIGRVTQVVDCRESMGMGKGGGLAQRGTISECRHPDVIVVGMSPGRRHVTKPVCDITSALRREGVEFSVSTLVLNAGSGVPPDAPKIAGSVLGAYFGLTEKEIEQIEEHKVAILHHGNVRSHVVQKIRFILEHVGVKAVVVSQCPIDYEDLAKEGVKTALVMPPPEKVRTKGSVEAIISGVTRGQTPTREKMADVIAAVTRLMKEQNN; encoded by the coding sequence ATGCCGATCGGAAGGGTAACCCAGGTAGTGGACTGCAGAGAGAGCATGGGAATGGGAAAAGGCGGGGGCCTTGCCCAGCGCGGAACCATTTCAGAATGCCGTCATCCGGACGTCATCGTCGTCGGGATGTCACCGGGACGCCGGCACGTCACAAAGCCGGTCTGTGACATCACGTCCGCCCTCAGGAGGGAAGGGGTGGAGTTCTCGGTCAGCACCCTCGTGCTGAACGCCGGAAGCGGCGTGCCTCCCGACGCTCCGAAGATTGCCGGATCAGTCCTTGGCGCCTACTTCGGGTTAACCGAGAAAGAGATCGAGCAGATCGAAGAGCATAAGGTCGCGATCCTCCACCACGGGAATGTGCGGTCCCATGTGGTGCAGAAGATCCGGTTCATCCTGGAACACGTCGGCGTCAAGGCCGTCGTCGTCTCCCAGTGCCCGATCGACTACGAGGATCTTGCAAAAGAGGGCGTCAAGACCGCCCTCGTTATGCCTCCTCCTGAGAAAGTCAGGACAAAAGGAAGTGTGGAGGCGATCATCTCCGGTGTCACCAGAGGGCAGACACCCACCAGGGAGAAGATGGCCGATGTTATCGCTGCCGTTACCAGACTCATGAAAGAACAGAATAATTGA
- the mcrG gene encoding coenzyme-B sulfoethylthiotransferase subunit gamma, producing MAYKPQFGPGTSVIAENRRKQMDPDYKLEKLRDVTDEDIVLILGHRAPGAAYPTAHPPLAEQQEPACPIRKIVAPTEGAKAGDRVRYIQFADSMFNAPSQPYQRTYMECYRFRGIDPGTLSGRQIVECRERDLDQYSKLLIETEVFDPARIGIRGATVHGHSLRLAEDGMMFDMLQRCVLGADGNVKYVKNQIGEPLDRAVNVGKPMDENWLKAHTTMFHSLAGTGFREDQEYVEYVQRIHSLRTKYGFMPKEE from the coding sequence ATGGCATACAAACCACAGTTCGGACCGGGAACCTCCGTCATCGCCGAAAACAGGCGCAAGCAGATGGACCCGGACTACAAGCTTGAAAAGCTTCGTGACGTGACCGACGAGGACATCGTCCTGATCCTCGGCCACCGCGCGCCCGGTGCGGCCTACCCGACCGCCCACCCGCCGCTCGCCGAGCAGCAGGAACCAGCCTGCCCGATCAGGAAGATCGTCGCCCCGACCGAGGGTGCAAAGGCCGGCGACCGCGTGCGGTACATCCAGTTTGCGGACTCGATGTTCAACGCACCGTCCCAGCCGTACCAGAGGACGTACATGGAGTGCTACCGCTTCCGCGGCATCGACCCCGGCACCCTGTCGGGCCGCCAGATCGTTGAGTGCCGCGAGCGCGACCTCGACCAGTACTCCAAACTCCTCATCGAGACCGAAGTCTTCGACCCGGCACGCATCGGCATCCGCGGTGCGACCGTGCACGGCCACTCCCTCCGTCTTGCAGAGGACGGCATGATGTTCGACATGCTCCAGCGCTGCGTGCTCGGCGCCGACGGCAACGTCAAGTACGTCAAGAACCAGATCGGCGAACCCCTCGACCGTGCCGTGAACGTCGGCAAGCCGATGGACGAGAACTGGCTCAAGGCCCACACGACCATGTTCCACTCCCTCGCCGGGACCGGTTTCCGCGAGGACCAGGAATATGTCGAGTACGTCCAGCGTATCCACTCGCTGAGGACCAAGTACGGCTTCATGCCGAAGGAGGAGTGA
- the mcrB gene encoding coenzyme-B sulfoethylthiotransferase subunit beta — MAKYSDTIDLYDDEGKLLKSGVALEKVSPVVNPAIKKMIDLTKRTIAVNLAGIENGVRTGSVGGKLDQIGGRTLDLSIVKDADAIKAKIQSMVQIEDGDDTKIKDFGGKLLLVEVPKARIEAAATYDAAITAVAAATTYAIIDQYDIGPFDASMVKAAVWGTYPQTMDMKGANVTSILSIPQNNEGLGFALRNIPANHVVMITGKNAMQGAALASTFEQAGQFEMGNAIGPFERAQLLGYAFQGLNANNLVYDLVKKNGQTGTIGTVMQSLVERAIEDKVVAPGKKGGYFQYYDTKDPMLWNAYAAAGTLAATMVNCGAGRFAQAVSSTLLYFNDLLEHETGLPGCDYGRVMGTAVGFSFFSHSIYGGGGPGIFNGNHVVTRHSAGFAIPCVVAACSLDAGTQMFTPEGTSKIYGETYGKIDEFAKPLQNIAKAI, encoded by the coding sequence ATGGCAAAATACTCAGACACGATTGACCTCTACGATGATGAGGGCAAACTTCTCAAGAGCGGTGTTGCCCTTGAAAAGGTCAGCCCGGTTGTGAACCCTGCGATCAAGAAGATGATCGACCTCACCAAGAGGACGATCGCGGTCAACCTCGCCGGTATCGAGAACGGCGTCAGGACCGGATCCGTCGGGGGCAAGCTGGACCAGATTGGCGGCCGGACCCTCGACCTCAGCATCGTCAAGGATGCCGACGCGATCAAGGCGAAGATCCAGTCCATGGTTCAGATCGAAGACGGCGACGACACGAAGATCAAGGACTTCGGCGGCAAGCTTCTCCTCGTAGAGGTTCCGAAGGCCCGTATCGAGGCTGCAGCCACGTACGACGCTGCCATCACCGCCGTCGCGGCGGCAACGACCTACGCGATCATCGACCAGTACGACATCGGGCCCTTTGACGCCTCGATGGTCAAGGCGGCAGTCTGGGGTACCTACCCGCAGACCATGGACATGAAGGGAGCGAACGTCACTTCCATCCTGTCTATCCCGCAGAACAACGAAGGTCTCGGCTTTGCTCTCAGGAACATCCCTGCCAACCACGTCGTGATGATCACCGGCAAGAACGCCATGCAGGGCGCCGCCCTTGCCTCGACCTTCGAGCAGGCCGGCCAGTTCGAGATGGGCAACGCCATCGGGCCCTTCGAAAGGGCGCAGCTCCTCGGCTACGCTTTCCAGGGCCTGAACGCCAACAACCTGGTCTACGACCTCGTCAAGAAGAACGGCCAGACCGGCACCATCGGTACCGTGATGCAGTCCCTTGTCGAGCGTGCGATCGAGGACAAGGTCGTCGCACCGGGCAAGAAGGGTGGGTACTTCCAGTACTACGACACCAAGGACCCGATGCTCTGGAACGCCTACGCGGCGGCAGGCACCCTCGCGGCCACCATGGTCAACTGCGGTGCAGGCCGGTTCGCCCAGGCAGTCTCCTCGACCCTGCTGTACTTCAACGACCTTCTCGAGCACGAGACCGGTCTCCCCGGCTGTGACTACGGCCGTGTGATGGGTACAGCCGTCGGTTTCTCCTTCTTCAGCCACTCGATCTACGGCGGCGGCGGTCCGGGTATCTTCAACGGCAACCACGTCGTGACCAGGCACTCGGCCGGCTTCGCCATCCCGTGCGTCGTCGCAGCCTGCTCTCTTGATGCGGGTACTCAGATGTTCACGCCTGAGGGCACCTCGAAGATCTACGGCGAGACCTACGGCAAGATCGATGAGTTCGCAAAGCCACTGCAGAACATCGCAAAGGCAATCTAA
- a CDS encoding formylmethanofuran dehydrogenase subunit C, with translation METVTLTPKAQPDLYIDAENITPDAFAGKTAAEIAAFHVHEGNQTGLLGTYFDVSGKAGATAAETKIVIKGDVLKVKYIGMRMTAGEILVEGSADMYIGAWMEGGRIHVRGNIDAFSGTGMKGGEIEVDGNAGNYLGAAYRGDWRGMQSGTIRVHGNAGSDIGTFMNGGTIIIDGDVDVHVGTHAEGGTIIVKGNGKSKIGGQMVKGEIYVFGTIDVMMPGYVYRKDVDLEVDGTKATFAMYEGDMGERHGKRKGEVIYGHIYQKY, from the coding sequence ATGGAGACGGTAACACTTACACCAAAGGCTCAGCCTGACCTCTACATCGATGCAGAGAACATCACTCCTGACGCATTCGCCGGGAAGACCGCAGCCGAGATCGCAGCATTCCATGTGCATGAGGGGAACCAGACCGGTCTCCTCGGCACCTATTTCGATGTCTCGGGCAAGGCCGGCGCAACCGCTGCCGAGACGAAGATCGTCATCAAGGGCGATGTCCTCAAGGTGAAGTACATCGGCATGCGGATGACCGCAGGCGAGATCCTCGTCGAGGGCTCGGCCGACATGTACATCGGTGCCTGGATGGAAGGCGGCAGGATCCATGTCAGGGGCAATATCGACGCTTTCTCCGGCACGGGTATGAAAGGCGGCGAGATTGAGGTCGACGGCAATGCCGGCAACTACCTCGGCGCCGCCTACCGCGGCGACTGGAGAGGCATGCAGTCCGGGACCATCCGTGTCCACGGCAACGCAGGGTCTGATATCGGCACCTTCATGAACGGCGGCACGATCATCATCGACGGCGATGTCGACGTCCATGTCGGCACCCATGCCGAGGGCGGCACCATCATCGTGAAGGGCAACGGCAAGTCCAAGATCGGCGGACAGATGGTGAAAGGCGAGATCTACGTCTTTGGCACCATCGACGTCATGATGCCGGGCTACGTCTACCGCAAGGACGTCGACCTTGAGGTCGACGGTACCAAGGCCACGTTTGCCATGTACGAGGGCGACATGGGCGAACGCCATGGCAAGCGGAAGGGCGAAGTCATTTACGGCCACATTTACCAGAAATACTAA
- the mcrA gene encoding coenzyme-B sulfoethylthiotransferase subunit alpha yields MAKIERAQKLFLKALKEKFQGQDVQSEKAEFYKFGGIRQSARKLEFMKESRAVEMQRGISMYDPERCHLGGLPMGQRQLMTYEVSGTGVFVEGDDLHFVNNAAMQQMWDDIRRTIIVGMDLAHATLQKRLGKEVTPETINEYLHILNHAMPGAAVVQEHMVETHPALTEDCYVKVFTGDDELADDIEPQFLLNIEKLFPGKSAEALKAAVGKSMFQAVHIPTIVSRTCDGGTTSRWSAMQLGMSYIAAYRMCAGEAAVADLSFAAKHAGVIQMADILPARRARGPNEPGGIKFGHFADMVQADRKYPNDPAKASLEVVGAGTMLFDQIWLGSYMSGGVGFTQYATAAYTDNILDEFTYYGMDYIKDKYKVDWKNPNPADKVTPTQEIVNDIATEVTLNAMEQYEQFPTMMEDHFGGSQRAGVIAAASGLSTGIATGNSNAGLNGWYLSMLLHKEGWSRLGFFGYDLQDQCGSTNSLSVRPDEGCIGEFRGPNYPNYAMNVGHQGEYAAIVGSAHYTRADAWSLSPLIKITFADPSLKFDFAEPRREFAKGAIREFMPAGERSLIIPAR; encoded by the coding sequence ATGGCAAAGATTGAGAGAGCGCAGAAACTGTTCCTGAAGGCACTCAAGGAGAAGTTCCAGGGACAGGACGTGCAGTCTGAGAAGGCCGAGTTCTACAAGTTCGGCGGCATCCGCCAGTCCGCGAGGAAACTCGAGTTCATGAAGGAGTCCCGCGCCGTCGAGATGCAGCGCGGCATCTCCATGTACGACCCGGAGCGCTGCCACCTCGGCGGCCTGCCCATGGGTCAGCGCCAGCTGATGACCTACGAGGTCTCCGGCACCGGCGTCTTCGTCGAGGGCGACGACCTGCACTTCGTCAACAACGCTGCCATGCAGCAGATGTGGGACGACATCCGCCGGACAATCATCGTCGGCATGGACCTCGCCCACGCCACCCTGCAGAAGCGTCTCGGCAAGGAAGTCACTCCTGAGACGATCAACGAGTACCTCCACATCCTCAACCACGCGATGCCCGGTGCGGCCGTCGTCCAGGAACACATGGTCGAGACCCACCCGGCACTCACCGAGGACTGTTATGTGAAGGTCTTCACCGGCGACGACGAACTCGCCGACGACATCGAGCCCCAGTTCCTCCTGAACATCGAGAAGCTCTTCCCGGGCAAGTCTGCGGAGGCCCTCAAGGCGGCCGTCGGCAAGTCGATGTTCCAGGCCGTGCACATCCCGACCATCGTCTCCAGGACGTGCGACGGCGGCACCACCTCCCGCTGGTCTGCGATGCAGCTTGGCATGTCGTACATCGCCGCGTACCGCATGTGCGCCGGTGAAGCGGCAGTCGCCGACCTTTCCTTCGCTGCAAAGCACGCCGGCGTCATTCAGATGGCCGACATCCTCCCGGCCCGCCGTGCACGCGGTCCGAACGAGCCCGGTGGCATCAAGTTCGGCCACTTCGCCGATATGGTCCAGGCCGACCGCAAGTACCCGAACGACCCGGCCAAGGCGTCCCTCGAGGTCGTCGGCGCGGGCACCATGCTCTTCGACCAGATCTGGCTCGGGTCCTACATGTCCGGCGGTGTCGGCTTCACCCAGTACGCGACCGCCGCGTACACCGACAACATCCTCGATGAGTTCACCTACTACGGCATGGACTACATCAAGGACAAGTACAAGGTGGACTGGAAGAACCCGAACCCGGCAGACAAAGTCACGCCGACCCAGGAGATCGTCAACGACATCGCCACCGAGGTCACCCTCAACGCGATGGAGCAGTACGAGCAGTTCCCGACCATGATGGAGGACCACTTCGGCGGTTCCCAGCGTGCCGGTGTCATCGCCGCTGCCTCCGGTCTCTCCACCGGTATCGCAACCGGCAACTCCAACGCCGGTCTCAACGGCTGGTACCTCTCGATGCTCCTGCACAAAGAAGGCTGGAGCCGTCTCGGCTTCTTCGGCTACGACCTGCAGGACCAGTGCGGTTCCACGAACTCCCTCTCTGTCAGGCCGGACGAGGGCTGTATCGGCGAGTTCCGTGGCCCGAACTACCCGAACTACGCCATGAACGTCGGTCACCAGGGCGAGTACGCCGCCATCGTCGGCAGTGCCCACTACACCCGCGCCGACGCCTGGTCGCTCTCCCCGCTGATCAAGATCACCTTCGCCGACCCGTCCCTGAAGTTCGACTTCGCCGAACCCAGGCGCGAATTTGCAAAGGGTGCGATCCGCGAGTTCATGCCTGCGGGCGAGCGCTCCCTGATCATCCCGGCCAGGTAA